Proteins encoded by one window of Culicoides brevitarsis isolate CSIRO-B50_1 chromosome 2, AGI_CSIRO_Cbre_v1, whole genome shotgun sequence:
- the LOC134831772 gene encoding titin — MLSNTSSSGEGAAESTKSSGVRKLVKRSTNKDGVQSHQKPRMSKLGMKSGDESDSKLTKRGVRRLGGEHKTPESSNVSSVAGGSDSEWSDKNSSVTKRFDASVADEWNRKSATTDMSWDDNATTDDTWDDLKDFEPVCVKKKMYKCGPVEDEAQVFPRLQAPGTFQTPKKDEERRFKNPEMNFMKQEIEEKFESPTNFKQQEAKPSFLDQERFAQQQQQTSPQPQTSWLRSSWLGNVSKSVASLTAVVSQNLSAALDTSDSSFQPQTEDLRQLVAERLNQSAGDPEESPRKGGRKYLHKVGIDDDIRPVYAFQQKTHDTNRQTEVPSTVAKPQKLETADFSRKQGTNQSISAKKESKSTTDDWNESWDQDNFEPIVTKPQAIRKVAKKVDQKTATQGFLQQEVTRQEAPVMRKEQKKVESAPKVIESRKEEVKKDILDKEKDIIPVKRDVVLEELTSQIMPKEEVTEQKISKTEEKLPNLLEVSPKEIESESWDAWNDDDEEISEPKVEEKLHTEPKKVEIVQETPEIHKKTAETEVKDVEADSWDAWNEDDEPIVEPVSVPKEEKVEEMPKIEPKVVLEEQKLVQETENFVQEGESWNDWAEEEPVLEDIQPKISENVVLSTENVPEVETKDSWDAWNDEDDPEIEEKPVKSEEKFVSEVHPLQKIEVTDVKSSEIELSSVESQEKLISEVYSLPKSEVTDEKSSEIEVSPVKSEEKVEKPSEMPENQEIPPPENDSWNEWGNDDEPKVEIPSIQEIPPTPSTPADDWNTWDDNEKVPEVSQDVTKVQNDVPEVVETELPPIIEPEITKKDMYKCGHELEDAPESPKIPLDTPLKIAINEEEQEWNDWDQEMIVETPVEEDPIVTLHTPVTEMHLSSSVKPSHLHSPPYTIDNERVRGGRGSICEFEEYIPPLGDMTKQEMEARIKASLSVEMNKFFEQTSDNEWNESESEMVFEEENELPTLPVIREGIVSNDWLMEEKPAQKQVSSLLKAENDPIPVEEAPKMEETDKKSKETDTNLPKNDKFSTDDAVIDLPEIDIEPEVVKKDMYKCGSEEETQSEGPLLLSSATTHIEIPPIQEIVEETVEYTTVKDQCFSVPVPSVIPSMSESLESAPKESNLEQKPVESSKLLTTAWNEDDWGSNISDPGTSEQVSDSESDENDEEEALDESHPDVRQSTKQKTVEECINLLKQNRERLEEKQREQERLKEQTVVECGFEEEYMEEQKMMNLEENRASEEKPREIEPDLESQIIPHRSAFSPEPPQQTSVSWEDDEEDLSLVVSNSGPRPEAPTGQDSPKPQVLSASMEDDEENPGVEEPIVVSRDMYKCGTPEIEEANAFDEDPIETFESRKVEGSENKRPEPIGASLEQEIVSASPLPEEIEPEIHQEKVVSDDFEVKNEVFHEETTEDAGWDDWNDDEEPQEVEKIESKQEIQQELPKNESADADDDDWGDNWGDEEEENVKPQEERKESNDKEVTDVSAAEAETSNDNDWDDFDAWGEEDPAVEDNFQASDREIVQETPVFKVPDAPTHTNYETQEEKAIENVFSKLENKNQWNWKTNWGVSLLANASKNVANLTAQVSQNLTSALDTGLIPQPEEMAKIIQKDETRKRTASESSQKSRQSKESSVEPTSDHNQESDRSRKSSVESLPESRRNPSSFIPLTNLVTGVTQISSKVITGGLDTLEGIGKKTFTMIQENVKDVDRKGLSDLLNEAKLENTPEAPKAKLPEFEIMFDDYKGLVHLEALEILATQATLKIERALEELSGDELKKMEETLQEVEELSAVPDSSEIEDTEGSLEQVEDRLLFAVRDLDVEITFEDIHQASKRINKYLMRNAPKADAKELYEKALDALAEFTGLAMGRYQKLAELLSVAEYHSTASEIDALTSLTSIFYWQINNIANRFNKHLNNLEKSEENQQFITNIFLEASNANSYVAQAFKQFTPILKVGATR; from the exons ATGCTCAGTAACACATCGTCGAGTGGCGAAGGAGCTGCCGAATCCACAAAATCGAGCGGCGTACGGAAATTAGTGAAACGCAGCACCAACAAAGACGGAGTGCAGAGTCATCAAAAGCCTCGGATGTCGAAGTTGGGCATGAAAAGTGGCGACGAAAGTGATTCAAAGCTCACGAAACGCGGCGTGAGACGTCTGGGAGGCGAACACAAGACCCCCGAATCGTCAAATGTGTCGTCGGTGGCGGGGGGAAGTGATAGCGAATGGAGTGATAAGAATAGTTCGGTGACGAAACGCTTCGATGCGAGTGTGGCAGACGAATGGAATCGAAAAAGTGCAACGACGGACATGAGTTGGGATGATAATGCGACGACAGACGATACGTGGGACGATCTGAAAGACTTTGAACCGGTttgtgtgaagaaaaaaatgtacaaatgtGGACCTGTGGAGGATGAAGCGCAAGTTTTTCCGCGATTACAGGCTCCGGGGACATTCCAAACGCCGAAAAAGGACGAGGAACGACGTTTCAAGAACCcagaaatgaattttatgaagcAAGAAATCGAAGAAAAGTTCGAAAGTCCCACGAATTTCAAGCAGCAAGAggcaaaaccttcatttttggACCAAGAACGGTTTgcgcaacagcaacaacaaacgtCTCCGCAACCACAAACGAGCTGGCTTCGAAGCAGTTGGCTGGGAAATGTCTCAAAAAGTGTCGCTTCTCTCACAGCAGTTGTGTCGCAAAATTTATCCGCAGCTTTAGATACGTCAGATTCGTCGTTCCAACCACAAACTGAGGATCTGAGACAACTAGTCGCGGAACGTTTAAACCAATCTGCCGGAGATCCCGAAGAAAGTCCCCGAAAAGGTGGAAGAAAGTACTTACACAAAGTCGGAATTGACGATGACATTCGACCCGTTTACGCTTTCCAACAAAAAACTCATGACACAAATCGACAAACGGAAGTGCCTTCAACAGTTGCTAAACCACAAAAACTGGAAACTGCCGATTTCTCAAGGAAACAA GGTACAAATCAATCAATATCAGCgaaaaaagaatcaaaatcAACCACAGACGATTGGAACGAGAGTTGGGATCAAGATAATTTCGAGCCTATTGTGACAAAACCTCAAGCAATTCGGAAAGTTGCGAAGAAAGTCGACCAAAAAACGGCTACTCAAGGATTTTTGCAGCAAGAAGTGACGAGACAAGAAGCCCCCGTGATGCgaaaagaacagaaaaaagtaGAAAGTGCTCCGAAAGTTATTGAAAGTCGCAAGGAAGAGgtgaaaaaagatattttagaCAAAGAAAAAGATATTATTCCTGTAAAAAGag atgtcGTTTTAGAAGAATTAACTAGTCAAATAATGCCGAAAGAGGAAGTAacggaacaaaaaatatcaaaaacagaagaaaaattaccaaaCCTGTTAGAAGTTTCTCCAAAAGAGATTGAATCAGAGTCATGGGATGCATGgaatgacgatgatgaggAAATTTCTGAACCGAAAGTTGAGGAAAAACTTCATACGGAAccaaaaaaagtcgaaatcgTACAAGAAACACCCGAAATTCACAAGAAAACAGCCGAAACTGAAGTAAAAGATGTTGAAGCTGATTCATGGGATGCTTGGAATGAAGACGACGAACCTATTGTTGAACCAGTTTCTGTtccaaaagaagaaaaagttgaagaaatgCCTAAAATTGAACCGAAAGTCGTTCTGgaagaacaaaaattagttcaagaaacagaaaattttgttcaggAAGGCGAATCTTGGAACGATTGGGCTGAAGAAGAACCTGTTTTGGAAGACATTCAACCAAAAATCTCTGAAAATGTCGTTTTATCAACAGAAAATGTTCCAGAAGTTGAAACTAAAGATTCATGGGATGCATGGAATGACGAAGACGACCCTGAAATTGAGGAGAAACCTgttaaaagtgaagaaaaattcgtTTCTGAAGTTCATCCCTTACAAAAAATAGAAGTTACTGACGTCAAATCATCAGAAATTGAACTTTCTTCTGTCGaaagtcaagaaaaattaatttctgaagTTTATTCTTTACCAAAATCGGAAGTTACAGATGAAAAATCATCAGAAATTGAAGTTTCTCCTgtcaaaagtgaagaaaaagtcgaaaaaccATCAGAAATGCCGGAAAATCAAGAGATCCCTCCTCCTGAAAATGATTCATGGAACGAATGGGGCAACGACGATGAACCAAAAGTCGAAATTCCATCAATTCAAGAAATTCCTCCGACTCCATCGACGCCTGCTGATGACTGGAATACATGGGACGACAATGAAAAAGTGCCCGAAGTCTCTCAAGACGTAACAAAAGTACAAAATGACGTCCCTGAAGTTGTTGAAACTGAACTTCCTCCCATTATCGAACCAGAAATCACGAAAAAGGACATGTACAAATGCGGTCATGAGCTCGAAGATGCCCCTGAATCGCCCAAAATCCCCCTTGATACGCCACTAAAGATCGCTATCAACGAAGAGGAGCAAGAATGGAACGACTGGGACCAAGAAATGATCGTTGAGACACCCGTCGAAGAAGATCCAATTGTCACTTTGCACACTCCCGTCACCGAAATGCATCTTTCGAGCAGCGTAAAACCGAGTCATTTGCATTCCCCGCCGTACACAATCGATAATGAACGTGTTCGCGGAGGACGAGGCAGCATCTGTGAGTTCGAGGAATACATTCCGCCGCTGGGAGATATGACAAAACAAGAAATGGAGGCACGAATAAAAGCCTCGTTGAGTGTCGAGATGAATAAATTCTTCGAACAAACCTCGGATAACGAATGGAATGAGAGTGAAAGTGAAATGGTGTTCGAGGAAGAGAACGAATTACCAACTTTGCCTGTAATTAGGGAAGGAATCGTCTCGAATGATTGGCTAATGGAGGAAAAACCGGCGCAGAAACAAGTTTCAAGCTTATTAAAGGCCGAAAATGACCCAATTCCGGTAGAAGAAGCaccaaaaatggaagaaacggacaaaaaatcgaaagaaacTGACACAAACTtgccaaaaaatgacaaattcaGCACTGACGATGCAGTAATTGACCTTCCAGAAATCGATATTGAACCAGAAGTCGTCAAAAAGGACATGTACAAATGCGGCAGTGAAGAGGAAACACAATCTGAGGGCCCATTGTTACTCTCTTCCGCCACAACTCACATCGAAATACCTCCAATACAGGAAATTGTCGAAGAAACTGTCGAATACACGACTGTCAAGGACCAATGTTTCTCTGTTCCCGTACCTTCTGTCATCCCATCCATGTCTGAAAGTCTTGAAAGTGCCCCGAAAGAGTCGAATTTGGAACAAAAACCTGttgaatcatcaaaattattgacAACCGCATGGAATGAAGACGATTGGGGAAGCAATATTTCAGATCCAGGCACTTCCGAACAAGTTAGCGACAGTGAAAGTGACGAAAATGACGAAGAAGAGGCTTTAGATGAGAGCCATCCTGATGTTCGACAGTCAACGAAGCAAAAAACCGTCGAAGAATgcataaatttgttgaaacaaAATCGTGAAAGGCTGGAAGAGAAGCAACGCGAACAAGAACGTCTCAAGGAACAAACCGTCGTTGAATGCGGATTCGAAGAAGAATACatggaagaacaaaaaatgatgaatttagaGGAAAATCGAGCCTCTGAAGAGAAACCTCGTGAAATTGAACCCGATTTAGAGTCCCAAATAATCCCTCATCGTTCAGCTTTTTCGCCGGAGCCTCCGCAACAAACTTCCGTTTCATGGGAAGATGACGAAGAAGACCTCAGTTTAGTTGTTTCCAATTCCGGACCACGTCCTGAAGCGCCTACGGGACAAGATTCACCAAAACCTCAAGTTTTATCGGCTTCCATGGAAGACGACGAGGAAAATCCCGGAGTTGAGGAGCCAATTGTCGTTAGTCGTGACATGTACAAATGCGGAACGCCCGAAATTGAGGAAGCAAACGCCTTTGATGAGGATCCCATTGAAACATTTGAGTCCCGAAAAGTAGAAGGCTCGGAAAATAAACGCCCTGAACCAATAGGAGCCAGTTTGGAACAAGAAATTGTCTCGGCATCACCTTTGCCGGAAGAGATTGAACCAGAAATTCATCAAGAAAAGGTCGTTTCTGATgattttgaggttaaaaatgaagtttttcacGAAGAAACGACAGAAGATGCTGGATGGGATGATTGGAATGACGATGAAGAGCCTcaagaagttgaaaaaatcgaatCTAAACAAGAAATTCAACAAGAGTTACCGAAAAATGAGTCAGCAGATGCAGATGACGATGATTGGGGAGACAATTGGGGCGACGAGGAAGAAGAAAACGTGAAACCACAAGAGGAAAGAAAGGAAAGTAACGACAAGGAAGTGACTGATGTGTCGGCAGCTGAAGCAGAAACCTCTAACGACAACGATTGGGATGATTTTGACGCCTGGGGTGAAGAAGATCCTGCTGTTGAAGACAATTTCCAAGCTTCTGACAGGGAAATTGTTCAAGAAACGCCCGTTTTTAAG gtacctGACGCTCCAACTCACACAAATTACGAAACTCAAGAAGAAAAAGCAATCGAAAACGTCTTTTCCAagttagaaaacaaaaatcaatggaACTGGAAAACGAATTGGGGCGTATCTCTTCTCGCGAATGCCTCTAAAAACGTCGCCAATCTCACAGCACAAGTTTCGCAGAATCTTACGAGTGCCCTCGATACCGGACTCATTCCACAACCGGAGGAAATggcaaaaatcattcaaaaagacGAGACCCGTAAACGTACCGCAAGCGAATCTAGTCAAAAATCCCGACAATCGAAGGAATCAAGTGTTGAACCCACGAGCGATCACAACCAAGAATCAGATCGATCTCGAAAATCATCCGTTGAAAGTTTACCGGAATCCCGTCGAAACCCATCTTCATTCATTCCCTTGACGAATCTCGTAACGGGCGTCACGCAAATTAGTAGTAAAGTCATCACAGGAGGTTTGGACACGCTCGAAGGTATTGGCAAGAAAACTTTCACCATGATTCAGGAAAATGTCAAAGACGTCGATCGAAAGGGTTTGAGCGACTTACTGAACGAAGCGAAGTTGGAAAATACTCCAGAAGCACCGAAAGCAAAACTTCCCGAATTTGAAATTATGTTCGACGACTATAAAGGTCTCGTTCATTTGGAAGCTCTTGAGATCCTGGCAACACAAGCAACTCTCAAAATTGAAAGAGCTTTGGAAGAATTATCTGGCGATGAGTTAAAAAAGATGGAAGAAACGTTGCAAGAAGTCGAAGAACTTTCGGCAGTTCCAGATTCATCGGAAATCGAAGATACCGAAGGCAGTTTGGAGCAAGTTGAGGATCGTTTACTGTTCGCAGTGCGAGATCTCGATGTGGAAATCACGTTCGAAGACATTCATCAAGCCTCGAAACGGATCAACAAATATCTCATGAGAAACGCACCGAAAGCTGATGCGAAAGAGCTTTACGAGAAAGCACTTGACGCATTAGCGGAATTTACGGGGCTTGCAATGGGCAGATACCAAAAGCTGGCGGAACTTTTGTCAGTTGCTGAATATCATAGTACTGCGAGTGAAATTGATGCCCTTACAAG tttaacaAGTATCTTCTACTGGCAAATCAACAATATCGCAAATCGTTTCAACAAACACCTAAACAACCTCGAAAAATCCGAGGAAAACCAACAATTCATCACGAACATTTTCCTGGAGGCTTCCAACGCGAATTCGTATGTCGCGCAGGCCTTCAAACAATTCACGCCAATTTTGAAAGTTGGTGCCACAcggtaa
- the LOC134829957 gene encoding protein sly1 homolog, with amino-acid sequence MATLKERQINAIKQMLNLNQPITKGLAAEPVWKILIYDRVGQDIISPILPIRDLREMGITLHIQLHSDRDAIPDVPAIYFCAPTEENLGRIAQDFQNGLYDEYHLNFISPISRQKLEELAAAALQANCVANIHKVYDQYVNFITLEDDMFILKHQNSDDLSYYSINRANTRDEEMERIMDSIVNSLFSVFVTLGNVPIIRCPKNTAAEMVARKLEKKIRENLWDARNNLFHLEATQTGAFSFQRACLIILDRNIDMATPLHHTWTYQALAHDVLNLSLNRVVVEDDDAKGGAKAKSKICDLDSRDRFWSSHKGSPFPTVAEAIQEELETYRNSEEEIKKLKTSMGIGDGDNETAAFSMVNDNTARLTNAVHSLPQLMEMKRLIDMHTKVATNILNFIKARRLDSFFEMEEKIMSKSVLDRALQDLLQDQEFGGPEDKMRLFIIYYICTAVSDSEYRKFEKILTEAGCDLSPLPYIQRWKSIHRSMNVNQYEGSGTKTVNMFSKLVSQGSSFVMEGVKNLVVKRHNLPVTKITEQLMECKSGGDTDDYLYIDPKLLKGGDVAPKNRPPFQDAVVFVVGGGNYIEYQNLVDFTKQKSTQTSTKRIVYGASTLNNASQFLKQLSLLGQEIKDT; translated from the exons ATGGCAACTCTAAAGGAGCGACAGATAA atgCAATTAAGCAGATGTTGAACCTGAATCAGCCCATAACAAAGGGACTTGCTGCCGAGCCTGTGTGGAAAATCCTCATTTATGATCGTGTCGGACAGGATATCATCTCGCCCATCTTGCCTATTCGTGATTTACGGGAAATGGGCATCACCTTGCATAT TCAACTCCATTCTGATCGCGATGCAATCCCGGATGTGCCTGCAATTTACTTTTGCGCCCCGACGGAAGAGAATTTGGGTCGAATCGCGCAAGATTTCCAAAATGGCTTGTACGACGAGTACCATTTGAACTTCATTTCGCCGATTTCGCGTCAAAAATTGGAAGAACTTGCGGCGGCGGCACTCCAAGCGAACTGCGTTGCCAACATTCACAAAGTTTACGACCAATATGTGAACTTTATCACGTTGGAGGACGACATGTTTATCCTGAAACATCAAAATAGCGACGACTTGTCGTACTATTCGATCAATCGTGCCAACACCCGAGACGAGGAAATGGAACGAATCATGGACTCGATCGTCAATAGTTTATTTTCGGTCTTTGTTACGCTCGGAAATGTCCCGATAATTCGTTGTCCGAAGAACACGGCGGCGGAAATGGTCGCTCGCAAGCTCGAAAAGAAAATTCGCGAGAATTTATGGGATGCCAGGAACAATTTATTCCATCTGGAAGCCACACAAACGGGCGCTTTTAGCTTCCAACGAGCTTGTTTGATCATTTTGGACCGAAATATCGACATGGCAACGCCACTGCATCACACATGGACATACCAAGCACTCGCCCATGACGTCTTAAACCTTTCGCTGAACCGCGTAGTTGTCGAGGATGACGACGCCAAAGGAGGCGCAAAggcaaaatccaaaatttgtgACTTGGATTCGCGTGACAGGTTCTGGAGTTCACACAAAGGAAGCCCTTTTCCGACTGTCGCAGAGGCAATTCAAGAGGAACTCGAAACTTATCGAAATTCCgaggaagaaattaaaaagttgaagacCTCGATGGGCATCGGGGATGGTGACAATGAAACAGCTGCCTTTTCGATGGTGAATGACAACACGGCACGTCTCACAAACGCGGTTCACTCGTTGCCGCAACTCATGGAAATGAAACGTCTCATCGATATGCACACAAAAGTCGCCACAAACATCTTGAATTTCATCAAGGCACGTCGATTAGATTCATTTTTCGAGATGGAGGAGAAGATTATGTCGAAAAGTGTGCTTGACAGGGCGTTGCAAGACCTCCTTCAGGATCAGGAATTCGGCGGACCGGAAGATAAAATGAgacttttcatcatttattacATTTGCACGGCAGTTTCGGACTCGGAATATcggaaatttgagaaaattttgacagaagcAGGATGTGACTTGTCTCCGCTTCCTTACATTCAACGATGGAA gagCATTCATCGGTCAATGAACGTGAACCAATATGAAGGAAGTGGCACGAAAACCGTTAATATGTTCTCAAAATTAGTCTCTCAAGGTTCCTCTTTCGTCATGGaaggtgtcaaaaatttagttgtTAAGAGACAT aaCTTGCCTGTTACAAAAATCACGGAACAACTTATGGAATGCAAAAGTGGCGGAGACACCGACGACTACTTGTATATCGATCCAAAGTTATTAAAAGGCGGCGATGTCGCTCCCAAAAATCGTCCTCCATTCCAAGATGCTGTCGTTTTTGTCGTGGGCGGTGGCAATTATATCGAATATCAGAATTTAGTTGACTTTACGaag caaaaaagtaCACAAACAAGCACGAAACGAATAGTCTACGGCGCATCGACCTTGAACAATGCGAGTCAATTCTTGAAGCAACTTTCCTTGCTGGGACAGGAGATCAAGGACACCTAA
- the LOC134829956 gene encoding engulfment and cell motility protein 1, with protein MLTKSKMPVLTQDVVKIAVKTSLISDAIPQLIEFDQTQPLTAIIQNLCNRWAIVPFEAENYALQFDDTTPQYFVTEKNRKDVKNGTVLQLRASPMKTSKDILEKLRGSSDEQKIVALKELAALSSDMTFALEYIKEKGLAMLIDIIETGDWASTFLQYIMPAFVELTDHGTVSFDVLSEQFIQRNIEYIKNASMYQEKEIIIAALNILENIVQNGSKHHLIEKEFVYNSLESLLKILQESGTLATLLQNNTLALINALFVKGNDETKKKIAETFSKKQYRSVILDKVIGTNMSQELSHQLYIFQTLTLSLLEHRMRTSVTQHEQEVLENITKLKRIAFEADGNDGNMTSDAARLYNKKLGFKDNFNPMKDFMEIPPGFLALDCMLFFAMRYEHNYKKVVHENSIRQDDKNDCPFARTSIELIKVLLDVLKIGNVPNESGGDFQPIFFAHDQPFEELYCACVIVLNKTWKDMRATVEDFAKVLSIVREQITRTLAMHPRTMDEFTTQISRFSYQTITKLRQQERESREEVESTAPAIVNLKEKLMPEILALIKQQRLQYMQAGSKFQKQVGRAKKTCYLRLSPNFKFLHISENDDKSNQIPALEEMKEKHPVSDIRQLLTGKDCPNAKARKQALAFAINVDSEDSYDSMNNKTLEFIAPDEQCYNYFCDGLNALLNQPMESPSAKEELDILLSMRIKIQLLDTEGIDISKEPPPVPPEPDNYDFCFES; from the exons ATGTTAACAAAGAGCAAGATGCCTGTGCTGACTCAAGACGTTGTAAAAATTGCAGTAAAAACATCCCTCATTTCGGATGCCATTCCGCAACTAATCGAGTTCGATCAGACACAACCGCTCACCGCAATAATCCAAAATTTGTGCAATCGCTGGGCCATTGTGCCGTTCGAGGCGGAAAACTACGCCCTTCAGTTCGACGATACGACACCGCAGTACTTTGTTACGGAGAAAAATCGGAAAGACGTGAAAAATGGCACGGTGCTGCAATTGCGAGCGTCCCCCATGAAAACGAGCAAAGATATTTTGGAGAAACTTCGGGGAAGCAgtgacgaacaaaaaattgtcgctTTGAAGGAGCTGGCTGCATTAAGTAGCGACATGACCTTTGCCCTCGAGTACATCAAGGAGAAGGGATTGGCGATGCTTATCGACATAATCGAGACCGGGGACTGGGCAAGCACTTTTTTGCAATATATCATGCCGGCATTTGTGGAGCTGACGGATCATGGGACTGTGAGTTTCGACGTGCTATCCGAACAATTCATCCAGCGCAACATTGAATACATCAAAAATGCCAGCATGTATCAAGAGAAAGAGATTATCATCGCAGCGCTGAACATTTTGGAGAATATTGTGCAAAACGGCAGTAAGCATCACCTGATCGAGAAGGAATTTGTGTACAACAGTCTCGAAAGTTTGCTGAAAATCCTTCAGGAAAGCGGGACTTTGGCAACTTTGCTGCAAAATAACACGCTGGCACTCATCAATGCGCTCTTCGTCAAAGGAAATGACGaaacaaagaagaaaatcgCTGAGACTTTCAGCAAAAAGCAATATCGCAGTGTCATTTTGGACAAAGTTATCGGCACAAATATGAGCCAGGAGCTCTCGCACCAACTTTATATCTTCCAAACGCTGACTTTGAGTCTCTTGGAGCATCGAATGCGGACTTCGGTGACGCAGCACGAACAAGAAGTCCtcgaaaatatcacaaaattgaaGAGAATCGCTTTCGAAGCTGACGGAAATGATGGAAATATGACGTCAGATGCTGCTAGATTGTACAACAAGAAGCTCGGATTCAAGGATAATTTCAATCCGATGAaggattttatggaaattccGCCGGGATTTCTTGCGTTGGATTGTATGTTGTTCTTTGCGATGCGCTACGAGCACAATTACAAGAAGGTAGTGCATGAAAATAGCATTCGACAGGATGATAAAAACGATTGTCcttttg cacgCACAAGTATTGAATTGATCAAGGTCCTGCTTGACGTTTTGAAGATCGGGAATGTGCCGAACGAGAGTGGCGGCGACTTTCAACCGATTTTTTTCGCACACGATCAACCTTTTGAAGAGCTCTACTGTGCTTGTGTCATCGTTCTGAACAAAACTTGGAAAGATATGCGTGCCACAGTGGAAGATTTTGCCAAA gtccTCAGTATTGTTCGCGAACAAATAACACGCACACTTGCAATGCATCCGCGCACCATGGACGAGTTTACGACGCAAATCAGTCGATTTTCGTACCAAACTATCACGAAATTGCGGCAACAGGAACGCGAAAGTCGCGAGGAAGTCGAAAGTACGGCGCCTGCCATCGTCAATCTCAAGGAGAAACTCATGCCGGAGATTTTGGCGCTCATCAAGCAACAACGACTGCAATACATGCAAGCCGGATCGAAATTCCAAAAGCAAGTGGGACGTGCCAAGAAAACTTGTTACCTCCGTTTGAGCccaaacttcaaatttttgcatattagCGAAAACGACGACAAATCCAACCAAATCCCGGCACTCGAGgagatgaaagaaaaacatcCCGTGAGTGATATTCGTCAACTGCTCACCGGAAAAGATTGTCCCAACGCAAAAGCACGCAAGCAAGCACTTGCCTTCGCCATAAACGTCGATTCCGAAGATTCGTACGACTCGATGAACAATAAAACGTTGGAATTTATCGCGCCCGACGAGCAATGTTACAATTATTTCTGCGACGGATTGAACGCTTTACTCAACCAACCGATGGAAAGTCCCTCGGCGAAGGAAGAACTCGACATTTTGCTATCGATGCGCATCAAAATTCAACTTCTCGATACGGAAGGCATCGATATTTCGAAGGAGCCGCCGCCCGTGCCGCCAGAACCCGACAACTACGACTTTTGTTTCGAGAGTTAA